The following proteins are encoded in a genomic region of Paenibacillus sp. FSL H3-0469:
- a CDS encoding EAL domain-containing protein, with the protein MKLRKKIIIFISFIAILGIGATYLMLHLILLNRFEKLDEAELERNLSKATAAYHQELEKLRTGLLDIAVRDETYRFMESAAATGSADSGSTTAAFIRSSLEPAADPMNHFDMIALLDLDGQPLYGGTYDLPAGIVTPLTQEQLTLMKLIRSRLPVPQATGESRSGFINLDKGTMLITLAPILNSGRDKPVIGTAIAGRMLHQDEIAQIWEDTLSTMEMSRLTTPLLADSGGQRVWTSPVSDGQMCIHTVLDDLFGDPGMVLTLKEPRQFYNSGLKSLSTFRIFYSISIMVMLGASLLFVNRFILRRMSSLVRNIRRIGSSKDLSIRIPSSGQDEFSEVEVEFNRMIDSLEQTQDELRQQSMLDPLTRLPNRSLFFDKLNEAIAAVKGSERQIVLVFIDLDHFKTVNDTLGHDFGDAILKETAFRITQVVGKHDVVSRLGGDEFTILLYDVPDEGSIARQLSRIQEALSMPHRIKGHLLYNTASIGISIYPQNGEDADYLVKQADLAMFHVKETGRNNIFQYSEDLEAGIRRKKVLAQQLLSAAAGNEFEVHYQPILRTGQLQVSKVEALLRWTSPAYGNISPAEFIPLAESSGSIVGIGSWVLRQVCSDMRDFRSRGLELTAAVNISALQLMQPGLLELLLELLDEYELPASSLELEITESVLVSGDGIFLSLQQLRAHGFRISLDDFGTGFSSLSYLRRFPVDVIKIDRSFISEMSREAQGDVLVKAIIELSHNLGLRVVSEGIEHREQFDMLRELGSDELQGYYISRPLQAQALYSFLEQGNYYTGR; encoded by the coding sequence ATGAAACTCCGCAAAAAAATAATCATCTTCATTAGTTTTATCGCTATCCTCGGCATTGGTGCCACCTATCTGATGCTTCACCTGATTCTGCTGAACCGCTTCGAGAAGCTGGATGAGGCAGAGCTGGAGCGCAACCTGAGCAAGGCTACCGCTGCTTATCATCAAGAGCTGGAGAAGCTGAGAACAGGACTCCTTGATATTGCTGTCCGTGATGAAACCTACCGGTTCATGGAGAGCGCAGCGGCTACCGGCTCTGCTGACTCCGGCAGTACGACTGCCGCCTTCATCCGCAGCAGTCTTGAACCGGCTGCTGATCCAATGAATCATTTCGATATGATTGCCCTGCTTGATCTGGACGGACAACCACTGTATGGCGGCACTTATGATCTGCCGGCAGGAATAGTCACCCCGTTAACCCAGGAGCAGCTAACGCTAATGAAGCTGATCCGAAGCCGTCTGCCTGTGCCGCAAGCTACCGGCGAGAGCCGGAGCGGCTTCATTAATCTGGACAAGGGCACTATGCTAATTACCCTTGCCCCTATTCTTAACAGCGGCAGAGACAAGCCGGTCATCGGAACAGCCATTGCCGGACGGATGCTGCACCAGGACGAGATCGCGCAGATCTGGGAGGATACCCTATCCACGATGGAGATGTCGCGCCTCACCACCCCCCTGCTTGCGGACAGCGGAGGCCAGCGCGTATGGACCAGCCCTGTCTCAGACGGGCAGATGTGCATTCATACAGTACTAGACGATCTGTTCGGCGATCCCGGAATGGTTCTCACCCTGAAGGAACCCCGCCAGTTCTACAACAGCGGGCTCAAATCGCTCTCCACCTTCCGTATATTCTATTCTATCTCCATTATGGTAATGCTGGGCGCAAGCCTCCTCTTCGTGAACCGGTTCATCCTGAGAAGAATGTCTTCTCTGGTCCGCAACATCCGTAGAATCGGCAGCAGCAAGGATCTGTCGATCCGGATTCCCAGCTCCGGGCAGGATGAATTCAGCGAGGTTGAGGTCGAATTCAACCGGATGATTGATTCGCTGGAGCAGACCCAGGACGAGCTGCGGCAGCAATCGATGCTGGACCCGCTGACCCGGCTGCCCAACCGCTCCCTGTTTTTCGACAAATTAAATGAAGCGATTGCCGCCGTCAAGGGCAGTGAACGCCAGATCGTGCTGGTCTTCATTGATCTGGATCATTTCAAGACGGTGAACGATACCCTCGGCCATGACTTCGGCGATGCTATCCTGAAGGAGACTGCGTTCCGCATCACACAGGTTGTCGGCAAGCATGATGTGGTCTCCCGGCTCGGCGGTGATGAATTTACCATTCTGCTCTACGATGTGCCTGATGAAGGCAGCATTGCCCGGCAGCTCTCCCGGATCCAGGAAGCCCTGTCCATGCCGCACCGGATCAAGGGACATCTTCTATATAATACCGCCAGCATCGGCATCAGTATTTATCCGCAGAACGGGGAAGACGCCGATTATCTGGTCAAGCAGGCGGACCTGGCCATGTTTCATGTCAAGGAGACCGGCCGCAATAATATTTTTCAGTATTCAGAGGATCTGGAAGCAGGCATCCGGCGCAAAAAGGTGCTGGCCCAGCAGCTTCTCTCGGCTGCCGCCGGGAACGAGTTCGAAGTGCACTACCAGCCGATCCTCCGCACGGGACAGCTGCAGGTATCCAAGGTGGAGGCCCTGCTGCGTTGGACCAGTCCTGCTTACGGCAATATCTCACCGGCCGAATTCATTCCGCTGGCGGAGAGCAGCGGCTCTATCGTCGGCATCGGCAGCTGGGTGCTGCGCCAGGTGTGCTCTGATATGCGCGATTTCCGCAGCCGGGGGCTTGAGCTCACCGCAGCAGTGAACATCTCCGCGCTGCAGCTCATGCAGCCGGGTCTGCTGGAGCTGCTCTTAGAGCTGCTGGATGAATATGAGCTGCCGGCCTCCAGCCTGGAGCTGGAAATCACGGAGAGCGTGCTTGTCTCCGGCGACGGCATCTTCCTGTCGCTGCAGCAGCTTCGGGCCCACGGGTTCCGGATCTCACTGGATGATTTCGGTACAGGCTTCTCCTCCCTCAGCTATCTGCGGCGCTTCCCGGTCGATGTGATCAAGATTGACCGCTCCTTCATCTCCGAGATGTCACGGGAGGCCCAAGGGGATGTGCTGGTCAAGGCGATTATCGAGCTGAGCCATAATCTGGGGCTGCGTGTAGTCTCGGAAGGCATCGAGCATAGAGAGCAATTCGATATGCTGCGGGAGCTGGGCAGCGACGAGCTTCAGGGTTACTATATCAGCCGGCCGCTTCAGGCCCAGGCGCTGTATTCTTTTCTGGAGCAAGGTAATTATTACACCGGACGATAA
- a CDS encoding acetate uptake transporter, with protein MSAQPHTAQSVKIVTADPSAIGLFGLAIVTLVASSQKLEITTGLSYAIPWAIFLGAFAQLFASIQDAKHNNTFGMTAFGAYAFFWFGMGASWLIKLGVFGAVLAEGVDPKQLGFVFAGYLVFTLFMTLGAVEANRVLLIIFILIDFLFLGLSMDAFGVAAEFFHKLAAVSEMAIGIVSLYGCGASVLNAHFGRTFLPIGAPLGIFKK; from the coding sequence ATGTCAGCGCAACCGCACACCGCACAGTCCGTCAAAATCGTTACCGCCGACCCCAGCGCCATCGGCCTATTCGGACTGGCCATCGTCACCCTGGTCGCTTCTTCACAAAAGCTCGAAATTACAACAGGTCTCAGCTATGCTATTCCATGGGCCATCTTCCTCGGAGCCTTCGCCCAGCTATTCGCATCCATCCAGGATGCCAAGCACAACAATACCTTCGGCATGACTGCCTTCGGCGCCTATGCGTTCTTCTGGTTCGGCATGGGAGCAAGCTGGCTGATCAAGCTCGGTGTATTCGGTGCAGTGCTGGCAGAGGGCGTTGACCCCAAGCAGCTGGGATTTGTTTTTGCAGGATATCTTGTGTTCACACTCTTCATGACGCTCGGCGCCGTTGAGGCGAACCGCGTACTGCTCATTATCTTCATCCTGATTGACTTCCTGTTCCTCGGACTCTCGATGGATGCCTTCGGCGTCGCTGCGGAATTCTTCCACAAGCTGGCTGCCGTATCGGAAATGGCGATCGGTATCGTATCCCTATACGGCTGCGGCGCATCTGTGCTCAACGCCCACTTCGGACGTACCTTCCTGCCGATTGGTGCCCCGCTGGGCATCTTCAAAAAATAG
- a CDS encoding EAL domain-containing protein — MAFLSKKPLSIIIGFIIVLQLCLFYYYSVSLAREYRAEKADLASQAVTLASNIEERVAIVKGVSSFIQTVGFDADPALIQSYLVTAHAKNTSNVTNIMIAPDGLIRYLYPLEGNSSLLGRSLLLDSSLASPGMIQETLRSRSITVDGPRTLAQGGYGMVIRQAIYKDNSLEGIVSVTVKIDNIINQLVYKDSNIYVTTKDHTFLFGNESSASDPRLTVPVNTYNQHWLMGISLPSHKKWQVLLSVLWIDIAFLLVIAFILYIFWYQSRFNRELERLVSIRTRDLRISKRLYEKLAHYDSLTEIPNRRFFMDEFERLLQSSEPTQTYTLFFFDLNRFKEINDTLGHSIGDQVIKTLAGRLKSGSLPFKLFARTGGDEFVMIFAGLPHTDIPVIAGRISMLISQTLLISGAHLSLSTSIGISLYPEHSQNTDDLLKFADMSMYQAKSQEDVNYFIFDWGLREKLEQKTMIAKYLHSALEREEFVLYYQPQINAITGEMIGIEALIRWNHPEKGLIGPGTFITAVEEAGLMIQLTDWVLREVCRQLCEWRSLGMPLLRTSINISNSWFYNRNLIENLFAVLDEYGLDTGVLEFEITESTALLEEHYPLLQQMRDHGIIVSIDDFGTKYSSLNYLKHFPVNKIKIDRTFITGIGVSSIDETIIKSIVFVASQLGYDLIAEGVETPEQLAFLVQHNCPHIQGFLFFPPLPADEIRKLAS, encoded by the coding sequence ATGGCTTTCCTTAGTAAAAAGCCTTTAAGCATCATCATCGGCTTCATCATCGTCCTGCAGCTCTGCCTGTTCTATTACTATTCCGTTTCCCTGGCCCGGGAATATAGAGCCGAGAAGGCGGATCTGGCCTCACAGGCGGTTACGCTGGCCTCGAACATCGAAGAACGGGTGGCCATTGTGAAAGGGGTCAGCTCCTTTATCCAAACTGTCGGCTTCGATGCCGATCCTGCACTCATCCAAAGCTACCTGGTCACCGCACACGCCAAGAACACCAGCAACGTCACGAATATCATGATCGCTCCGGATGGTCTGATCCGCTACCTCTACCCGCTTGAAGGCAATTCGTCACTGCTAGGCAGAAGCCTGCTGCTGGATTCCTCCCTGGCCTCTCCCGGCATGATCCAAGAAACGCTCCGTTCCCGCAGCATTACAGTAGACGGTCCGCGCACACTTGCCCAGGGCGGCTATGGCATGGTGATCCGGCAGGCTATCTATAAGGATAACTCTCTGGAGGGCATCGTCTCCGTCACCGTAAAGATTGATAATATCATTAACCAGCTTGTGTATAAGGATAGTAATATCTATGTCACTACCAAGGATCATACCTTCCTGTTTGGCAATGAATCCAGTGCGTCGGACCCCCGGCTCACTGTTCCCGTCAACACCTACAATCAGCACTGGCTGATGGGGATTTCCCTGCCCTCCCACAAGAAATGGCAGGTGCTGCTCAGCGTGCTGTGGATTGATATTGCTTTTCTGCTGGTGATTGCCTTCATTCTATATATCTTCTGGTATCAGAGCCGCTTCAACCGTGAACTGGAGCGGTTGGTCAGCATCCGGACCCGCGACCTGCGTATTTCCAAGCGTCTCTATGAGAAGCTTGCCCATTACGACAGCCTGACAGAGATCCCCAACCGGCGCTTCTTCATGGATGAATTTGAGCGTCTGCTGCAGAGCTCGGAGCCGACGCAGACCTATACCTTATTCTTTTTCGACCTGAACCGGTTCAAGGAGATTAATGATACTCTCGGACATTCTATAGGGGACCAGGTGATCAAAACCCTGGCCGGACGGCTCAAATCCGGGAGCCTGCCCTTCAAGCTGTTCGCCCGTACCGGCGGAGATGAATTCGTGATGATCTTCGCGGGGCTGCCGCACACGGATATTCCTGTGATCGCTGGTCGGATCAGCATGCTGATCTCACAGACCCTCCTGATCTCGGGAGCACATCTGAGCCTGTCGACCAGTATCGGCATCTCCCTGTACCCCGAACACTCGCAGAATACAGACGATCTGCTGAAATTCGCTGATATGTCAATGTACCAGGCTAAGTCACAAGAGGACGTCAATTACTTCATCTTCGACTGGGGGCTGCGCGAGAAGCTGGAGCAGAAGACGATGATCGCCAAATACCTGCACTCCGCGCTGGAGCGGGAAGAGTTCGTGCTCTACTATCAGCCTCAGATCAACGCTATCACAGGAGAAATGATCGGGATAGAGGCGCTGATCCGCTGGAATCACCCCGAGAAGGGGCTAATTGGACCAGGGACGTTCATCACCGCAGTCGAAGAAGCCGGGCTGATGATCCAGCTGACCGACTGGGTGCTGCGTGAGGTGTGCCGCCAGCTGTGCGAGTGGCGCAGCCTGGGGATGCCGCTGCTGCGGACTTCAATCAATATCTCCAACAGCTGGTTCTACAACCGTAACCTGATTGAGAATCTGTTCGCCGTGCTTGACGAGTACGGACTGGATACCGGTGTGCTGGAATTCGAGATTACAGAGAGCACCGCGCTGCTGGAGGAGCATTATCCATTGCTGCAGCAGATGCGCGATCACGGGATCATCGTCTCCATCGATGATTTCGGCACGAAATATTCTTCGCTGAATTACCTGAAGCATTTTCCAGTGAACAAAATCAAGATTGACCGCACCTTCATCACAGGCATCGGCGTCAGCTCCATTGATGAGACTATCATCAAATCCATCGTCTTCGTCGCCTCCCAGCTTGGCTATGACCTGATTGCCGAAGGGGTCGAGACGCCGGAGCAGCTGGCCTTCCTGGTGCAGCATAATTGCCCGCATATCCAGGGATTCCTGTTCTTCCCTCCGCTGCCTGCCGATGAGATCCGTAAGCTGGCCTCCTGA
- a CDS encoding DsrE/DsrF/DrsH-like family protein, with amino-acid sequence MGKKLNLLMFSGEYDKAMAGLILANAARDIEVEVTMFFSFWGLFLVRDPETMTLEDKSIYEKLMDVITPKGPEQLPLSRMNFSGLGKLMLEEMMEDQGAPKLIHFLKGARKKNIKFYACKLSVEIMGFKPEELLPEVEIIDAAAYLKDALESDIQLFI; translated from the coding sequence ATGGGCAAAAAACTGAATCTGCTGATGTTCAGCGGGGAGTATGACAAGGCGATGGCCGGGCTGATTCTGGCGAATGCGGCCAGGGATATTGAGGTGGAGGTTACGATGTTCTTCTCGTTCTGGGGGCTGTTTCTGGTCCGGGACCCGGAGACTATGACGCTGGAGGATAAGAGTATCTACGAGAAGCTGATGGATGTCATTACACCCAAGGGACCGGAGCAGCTGCCGCTCTCGCGGATGAACTTCAGCGGGCTTGGCAAGCTGATGCTGGAGGAGATGATGGAGGATCAGGGAGCACCGAAGCTGATCCATTTCCTGAAGGGGGCGCGCAAAAAGAACATCAAGTTCTACGCCTGCAAGCTCTCGGTGGAGATCATGGGCTTCAAGCCGGAGGAGCTGCTTCCCGAGGTGGAGATTATCGATGCTGCCGCGTATCTGAAGGATGCGCTGGAGAGCGATATCCAGCTCTTCATCTGA
- a CDS encoding aminotransferase class V-fold PLP-dependent enzyme — protein sequence MLSIHRAAAAEAPSSLQEHFAAFREHTVGSRHLISTPYGRQPLLYADWTASGRLYEPIERKIQESFGPYVSNPHTDSNTTGLTMTLAYHEARSIIRQHVNAAPADALLFCGNGTTGAVNKLLRIMGLKLPEWLKQETLCAPEERPVIFVSHMEHHSNLLPWQESFGDVVTVPSGPGGEVDLQRLGELLTIYRNRRFKIGSFTACSNVTGIETPYHQLASLMHRHGGVCFVDFAASAPYQEINMHPAAPQEKLDAIFFSPHKFLGGPGTGGVLLFDTALSNGRLPDEPGGGTVVWVNRWGGRRYIDDVEVREDGGTPGFLQAIRTALCVKLKEQMNGTGQYMIVREQELCRKLLSGLAQIPGCSVLEGTHRKRHGIVSFTLKEIHYNLAVRLLNDRFGIQARGGCSCAGPYGHQLLGLNPAQSQAFIQAIHAGDQSLKPGWVRLSLHPIMTDREVEHMVFAVHSVVSNIAEWSLDYRYNAVTNSWLHTGERGVTEEEEVRELFVL from the coding sequence GTGCTGAGTATCCACCGCGCCGCTGCGGCAGAGGCGCCGTCTTCACTGCAAGAGCATTTCGCGGCATTCCGTGAGCACACTGTCGGCAGCCGCCATCTGATCTCCACCCCCTACGGACGGCAGCCGCTGCTGTACGCCGACTGGACGGCCAGCGGCCGGCTGTATGAGCCGATTGAGCGCAAAATACAAGAGAGCTTCGGCCCCTATGTCAGCAATCCGCATACCGACTCCAACACCACGGGGCTGACCATGACCCTGGCTTACCATGAAGCGCGGAGCATCATCCGGCAGCATGTGAATGCCGCCCCCGCAGATGCCTTGCTCTTCTGCGGCAACGGCACCACCGGCGCGGTGAACAAGCTGCTGCGGATCATGGGCCTGAAGCTGCCGGAATGGCTGAAGCAGGAAACCCTCTGCGCACCGGAGGAGCGCCCGGTCATCTTCGTCAGCCATATGGAGCATCATTCCAATCTGCTGCCCTGGCAGGAGAGCTTCGGCGATGTGGTTACTGTCCCCTCCGGGCCGGGTGGAGAGGTAGACCTGCAGCGGCTCGGGGAGCTGCTGACGATCTACCGGAACCGCCGCTTCAAGATCGGTTCCTTCACCGCCTGCTCCAATGTCACCGGCATCGAGACCCCGTATCATCAGCTTGCTTCGCTCATGCACCGGCATGGAGGGGTATGCTTCGTGGATTTCGCAGCCAGCGCCCCTTATCAGGAGATCAATATGCATCCGGCAGCCCCGCAGGAGAAGCTGGATGCCATCTTCTTCTCGCCGCATAAATTCCTCGGCGGCCCGGGAACCGGCGGTGTGCTGCTGTTCGACACCGCGCTCAGCAACGGCCGGCTGCCGGATGAGCCCGGCGGCGGCACCGTGGTATGGGTGAACCGCTGGGGCGGACGCCGCTACATCGATGATGTTGAGGTGCGCGAAGACGGGGGCACCCCCGGCTTCCTGCAGGCGATCCGCACCGCCCTCTGCGTGAAGCTGAAGGAGCAGATGAACGGAACCGGACAATATATGATCGTCCGCGAACAGGAGCTGTGCCGGAAGCTGCTCTCGGGGCTGGCACAGATTCCCGGATGCTCCGTGCTGGAGGGCACACACCGCAAGCGGCATGGCATTGTCTCCTTCACGCTGAAGGAGATTCATTACAATCTCGCGGTACGGCTGCTGAATGACCGCTTCGGCATTCAGGCACGCGGCGGCTGCTCCTGCGCCGGTCCGTACGGCCATCAGCTGCTCGGGCTGAACCCGGCGCAATCCCAGGCGTTCATCCAGGCGATCCATGCCGGGGACCAGTCGCTGAAGCCAGGGTGGGTCCGCCTGTCCCTGCACCCGATCATGACGGACCGGGAGGTGGAGCATATGGTCTTCGCCGTACATTCTGTCGTCAGCAATATTGCTGAATGGAGCCTGGATTACCGTTACAATGCGGTCACCAACAGCTGGCTTCATACCGGCGAGAGAGGCGTTACAGAGGAGGAGGAGGTCCGTGAATTATTTGTGCTGTAG
- a CDS encoding TVP38/TMEM64 family protein, protein MFFLNIMSWLTEERLMQLLEQYRSFGPLPGVGLTFMKSFVPPLPTIAIVGLNGAVYGLWLGFLYSWIGLVAGCTVTFLIIRKIAGHPYLTKWAKQPKVAKAMTWVRQSGFSYVFLLSLFPVGPFVVINMAAGLAGMRLRSYLIALCAGKAIMVFAVSYIGNDVQRFIRHPAEILYVLLFIGASLWGVKAIEARFARLARERELRGQAPLQHK, encoded by the coding sequence ATGTTCTTTCTAAATATTATGTCATGGCTGACCGAGGAGCGCCTGATGCAGCTGCTGGAGCAATACCGTTCGTTCGGGCCGCTGCCGGGTGTGGGCCTTACCTTCATGAAATCGTTCGTGCCCCCGCTGCCGACTATAGCGATTGTGGGGCTTAACGGAGCGGTGTACGGGTTATGGCTGGGGTTCCTGTATTCATGGATTGGTCTGGTCGCAGGCTGCACGGTCACCTTCCTGATTATCCGCAAAATTGCCGGACATCCCTACCTCACCAAATGGGCCAAGCAGCCCAAGGTAGCCAAAGCGATGACCTGGGTCCGCCAGAGCGGGTTCAGCTATGTGTTCCTGCTTAGTCTGTTTCCGGTGGGTCCGTTCGTGGTGATTAATATGGCGGCGGGGCTGGCCGGAATGCGGCTGCGTTCCTACCTGATTGCGCTGTGTGCGGGCAAAGCCATTATGGTATTTGCGGTTTCCTACATCGGCAATGATGTGCAGCGGTTCATCCGCCATCCGGCGGAGATCCTCTATGTGCTGCTGTTTATCGGAGCCTCACTCTGGGGGGTTAAAGCGATTGAAGCCAGGTTCGCCCGGCTGGCGCGGGAGCGGGAGCTGCGCGGCCAAGCGCCGCTACAGCACAAATAA
- a CDS encoding ATP-binding protein, producing MRTFDYNLLAKRMLALLCIGLLTAVALIPLLGSSSACYSPRSGWADVSSCTFDNSAVYPLEGEWEFYWQELLKPQDTLSGTAEAPAFMPVPGAWGRGSEATGFSRYGYATYRLLVQLPPGVPAFALKVSNIRNASEVYVNGERLGGSGTPGKSRETAKPRNQPYSLTFHSKDNLAEILIHTSNFTYSNGGIAESIRIGTPAAIAALDQRNRTYDILLVAGFASIGCYFIGQGLQRKEDKSSLQLAVYCFVISLYMLTHSEKLLFEYLPSLSYEGFSKLQAVSGVIGFYCVSSYTHSLFPALYSRLFKRICFVYALSFCTIVLFTTLPVYSRITGVLLAFSFISVCYTFYVMVKAAWRRETGSNYLLIGVIAAVMFTLSLISNLFFGTELYAVPPVAGPIFILAEGLFLSARHAHAYETIKQLSRQLERKDRDKDEFLLKTSAELRTPLNAIINVALSMHEGAGGPLSPSQREDIRLILGTGRRLAFLVRDILDYEQIKRQRISLQWGIVDIQGVAAIVIEVFQFLNKKGSIRIKNHIPPGRFLVQADEQRLMQILYSLLDNALKFTDRGSVVIEAVWQEEFLSIAVTDTGKGIPEDQLEYIFRDYEQISEADSLETGGLGLSLAISRKLVELHGGSISVSSRVGRGSTFTFTLPGTQAEAAAAAQAGEQALLRPEYTQPEMLDDLWKYRSADPPQSSGQAAPYAPRVLIVDDDYANLKALTNLLSLENYSIASRSSGKDALALLAVDRNFDLCIIDVMMPEMSGLELCRIIRQTYTPLDLPILMATAGQQLHFNEAAFRAGANDFIHKPYIWSDLKGRVNTLVQLRRSVSERLSSEIAMLRAQIKPHFLYNAINTIIWMSTRDTEKTQQLLYDLSHFLRGSFDFSNQETAIPFEKELELIEAYLSLEQARFGKRLNAEYHIEVSEFPLPPLIVQPIVENAVRHGLMEKIDGGTVIISTRQEGGDILITVSDNGKGMSDEQLASWMKDDYRSSHGEGTGIGLRNINRRLLTQFGRPLILTRGASGGIDVLITIPWKEEVF from the coding sequence ATGAGAACATTTGATTATAATCTGCTGGCCAAAAGAATGCTCGCCCTGTTATGCATCGGCCTGCTCACCGCAGTGGCGCTGATCCCCCTGCTCGGCTCCTCGTCTGCCTGCTACAGCCCACGGTCAGGCTGGGCCGATGTGTCCTCCTGCACCTTCGATAATTCTGCCGTCTACCCGCTTGAAGGGGAATGGGAATTCTATTGGCAGGAGCTGCTGAAACCGCAGGATACCTTATCCGGAACAGCAGAGGCACCGGCCTTTATGCCCGTGCCCGGCGCTTGGGGCCGGGGATCGGAGGCTACCGGCTTCTCCCGCTACGGATATGCGACCTACCGTCTGCTGGTTCAGCTGCCGCCGGGGGTTCCCGCCTTCGCCCTCAAGGTGAGCAATATCCGCAATGCCAGCGAGGTATATGTGAATGGCGAGCGGCTGGGCGGAAGCGGAACACCGGGGAAATCCCGGGAGACCGCCAAGCCGCGCAACCAGCCGTATTCCCTGACTTTTCACAGCAAGGATAACCTGGCGGAGATTCTGATACATACATCCAATTTCACCTATTCCAACGGAGGCATTGCCGAATCTATCCGGATTGGCACTCCCGCTGCTATAGCTGCCCTCGATCAGCGGAACCGGACCTATGATATTTTGCTGGTGGCAGGCTTTGCTTCTATCGGCTGCTATTTCATCGGCCAGGGCTTACAGCGCAAAGAGGACAAGTCTTCGCTCCAGCTGGCCGTCTACTGTTTCGTGATCTCTCTCTACATGCTGACTCACAGTGAGAAGCTGCTCTTCGAGTACCTTCCATCCCTCTCCTATGAAGGATTCAGCAAGCTGCAGGCGGTGTCGGGTGTAATCGGATTCTATTGCGTGTCCAGCTATACTCATTCCTTGTTTCCCGCACTGTATTCCCGGCTCTTCAAACGGATCTGCTTCGTATATGCCTTGAGCTTCTGCACCATTGTACTGTTCACCACACTACCTGTATATTCGCGGATTACAGGAGTGCTGCTGGCCTTCAGCTTCATCTCTGTCTGCTATACCTTCTATGTCATGGTAAAAGCCGCCTGGCGGAGGGAGACCGGCTCTAACTATCTGCTGATCGGTGTAATTGCCGCAGTCATGTTCACCTTATCCTTAATCAGCAATCTGTTCTTCGGCACTGAACTCTACGCCGTTCCGCCGGTAGCCGGTCCGATCTTCATTCTGGCCGAGGGGCTGTTCCTGTCTGCACGCCATGCCCATGCCTATGAGACCATTAAGCAACTGTCCCGGCAGCTGGAGCGCAAGGACAGGGACAAGGACGAGTTCCTCCTGAAGACCTCCGCCGAGCTGCGTACGCCGCTGAATGCCATCATTAATGTGGCGTTATCCATGCATGAAGGGGCCGGAGGACCGCTAAGCCCGTCCCAACGGGAGGATATACGGCTGATTCTCGGTACTGGCAGAAGGCTGGCCTTCCTGGTACGGGATATTCTCGATTACGAACAGATCAAGCGCCAGCGCATCAGCCTGCAATGGGGGATCGTAGATATCCAGGGAGTGGCGGCCATTGTCATTGAGGTCTTCCAGTTCCTGAACAAAAAGGGCAGTATCCGCATCAAAAATCACATCCCGCCGGGCCGCTTCCTGGTCCAGGCCGATGAACAGCGGCTGATGCAGATCCTCTATAGCCTGCTGGATAATGCACTGAAATTCACGGACCGCGGCAGCGTGGTCATTGAGGCCGTCTGGCAGGAGGAGTTCCTCTCCATTGCCGTCACCGATACCGGGAAGGGCATTCCCGAGGATCAGCTGGAGTACATCTTCCGCGACTATGAGCAGATCAGCGAGGCCGATTCACTAGAGACCGGAGGCCTCGGGCTAAGCCTTGCGATCAGCCGTAAGCTGGTAGAGCTGCATGGCGGGAGCATCTCCGTCTCTTCCCGGGTTGGCCGGGGCAGCACATTTACCTTCACGCTTCCGGGCACCCAGGCGGAAGCTGCCGCTGCCGCCCAAGCCGGAGAACAGGCGCTCTTAAGACCCGAGTATACCCAACCGGAAATGCTGGATGACCTCTGGAAATACCGGTCGGCTGATCCGCCGCAGTCCAGCGGACAAGCCGCTCCCTATGCGCCGCGTGTCCTGATCGTAGATGACGATTATGCCAACCTGAAGGCGCTGACCAACCTGCTGTCACTGGAGAATTACAGTATCGCAAGCCGCAGCAGCGGCAAGGACGCGCTGGCGCTGCTGGCTGTAGACCGTAATTTCGATCTCTGCATAATCGATGTCATGATGCCTGAGATGTCCGGCCTGGAGCTGTGCAGGATCATCCGCCAGACCTACACCCCGCTGGACCTGCCGATCCTGATGGCTACGGCCGGGCAGCAGCTTCACTTCAATGAGGCGGCCTTCCGCGCCGGAGCCAATGATTTTATCCATAAGCCTTATATCTGGAGCGATCTGAAGGGACGGGTCAACACGCTGGTTCAACTACGGCGCTCTGTCTCCGAGCGGCTCAGCTCGGAGATCGCCATGCTGCGTGCACAGATCAAGCCGCATTTTCTGTACAACGCCATTAATACAATCATCTGGATGAGTACGCGTGACACCGAGAAGACGCAGCAGCTGCTATACGATCTGAGCCATTTCCTGCGCGGCAGCTTCGACTTCAGCAACCAGGAGACCGCCATTCCGTTCGAGAAGGAGCTGGAGCTGATCGAAGCCTATCTGTCGCTGGAGCAGGCCCGGTTCGGGAAGCGGCTGAATGCCGAGTATCATATTGAGGTCAGTGAATTCCCGCTGCCGCCGCTGATTGTGCAGCCCATCGTGGAGAACGCCGTCCGTCACGGACTGATGGAGAAGATCGACGGAGGAACGGTGATCATCTCCACCCGGCAGGAGGGCGGTGATATCCTGATCACCGTCTCGGATAATGGGAAGGGAATGAGCGATGAACAGCTAGCCTCATGGATGAAGGATGATTACCGTTCTTCGCATGGCGAAGGCACCGGAATCGGCCTGCGGAACATTAACCGCCGGCTGCTCACACAGTTCGGGCGTCCGCTGATTCTTACACGGGGAGCCAGCGGGGGTATAGATGTATTGATTACAATCCCATGGAAGGAAGAGGTCTTCTGA